In the genome of Mycobacterium kansasii ATCC 12478, one region contains:
- a CDS encoding Ni/Fe hydrogenase subunit alpha, producing the protein MTTDNRTLSVGTLTRVEGEGALHVTLKDGALDSVQLNIYEPPRFFEAFLRGRAYTEPPDLTARICGICPVAYQVSACNAIEQTCGVEVDPELVALRRLLYCGEWIHSHVLHVYLLHAPDFLGCPDVIALARDQRAAVERGLRLKKAGNKLMDFIGGRSIHPINVRLGGFYSVPDRSQLAPLAELLRRALDDALATVEWVSGFDFPDLELDHEMLAVSQPGQYAIENGAIARSAGPSFPVAEFTGHVHESQVPHSTALHATLDGGRYLTGPLARYCLNSSALSPIAGEAAAAAGLSGECRNPFRSIVVRAVEVVYAIEEALRIIDGYQRPSRPFVEVPVRAGVGHGVSEAPRGLLYHRYEIDDDGLISAATIIPPTSQNQAAIENDLARVVSANLALADAELTTLCERVIRNYDPCISCSAHFLTLTVQRE; encoded by the coding sequence GTGACCACCGACAACCGGACACTCAGCGTCGGCACCCTGACCCGCGTCGAAGGGGAGGGGGCGCTGCACGTCACGCTGAAGGACGGCGCGCTGGACAGCGTGCAGCTCAACATCTATGAGCCGCCAAGGTTTTTCGAGGCATTTCTGCGGGGGCGGGCCTACACCGAGCCGCCGGACCTGACCGCGCGGATCTGCGGCATCTGCCCGGTTGCCTATCAGGTCAGCGCCTGCAACGCGATCGAACAGACCTGCGGCGTCGAGGTGGATCCCGAACTCGTGGCACTGCGCCGGCTGTTGTACTGCGGCGAATGGATCCACAGCCACGTCCTGCATGTCTACCTGCTGCACGCGCCGGACTTCCTCGGCTGTCCGGACGTGATCGCACTGGCCCGCGACCAGCGCGCGGCGGTCGAGCGCGGGCTGCGGTTGAAGAAGGCCGGCAACAAGCTGATGGACTTCATCGGCGGACGGTCGATACACCCCATCAACGTGCGTCTGGGCGGGTTCTACTCGGTGCCCGACCGGTCGCAGCTGGCGCCGCTGGCCGAGCTGTTGCGCCGGGCGCTCGACGACGCGTTGGCGACGGTGGAGTGGGTGTCCGGGTTCGACTTTCCCGACCTCGAACTCGACCACGAGATGCTGGCGGTGAGCCAGCCGGGTCAGTATGCGATCGAGAACGGCGCCATCGCGCGCAGCGCCGGCCCGTCGTTCCCGGTGGCCGAGTTCACCGGGCATGTGCACGAGTCGCAGGTGCCGCATTCGACTGCGCTGCATGCCACCCTTGACGGCGGCCGCTACCTGACCGGGCCACTGGCGCGGTATTGCCTCAATTCGTCGGCGCTGTCGCCGATCGCCGGCGAGGCAGCCGCAGCCGCAGGGCTGTCCGGCGAATGCCGAAATCCGTTCCGCAGCATTGTTGTTCGTGCCGTCGAGGTGGTCTACGCGATCGAGGAGGCGTTGCGCATCATCGACGGATACCAGCGGCCGTCACGGCCATTCGTGGAGGTCCCGGTCCGTGCGGGCGTCGGTCATGGCGTCAGTGAGGCGCCCCGCGGCCTGCTGTACCACCGATACGAAATTGACGACGACGGGCTGATTTCGGCGGCGACGATCATTCCGCCCACCTCGCAGAACCAGGCGGCCATCGAGAACGACCTGGCTCGTGTCGTTTCGGCAAACCTCGCTCTCGCCGATGCCGAGTTGACCACACTGTGCGAACGGGTGATCCGCAACTACGACCCGTGCATCTCGTGCTCGGCGCACTTCCTGACGCTGACGGTGCAACGCGAATGA
- a CDS encoding oxidoreductase, which translates to MSPSLAVWKFASCDGCQLTLLDCEDELLTLADQVTIATFAEASSAMVGGPYDISLVEGSVTTRHDEQRIREIREQSKILVTIGACATAGGVQALRNFADVAEFTSLVYANPEYIDTLATSTPAAAHVKVDYQLHGCPIDRGQLLDTLAALLVGRKPRLPAKTVCTECKLRGTTCVVVAEGIPCLGPVTHAGCGALCPSHHRGCYGCFGPSAVPQTATLIPLLRRDGMSDGDVNRVFSTFNVAAFAAERSKQ; encoded by the coding sequence ATGAGTCCCAGTCTGGCGGTGTGGAAATTCGCCTCGTGTGACGGTTGCCAGCTGACCTTGCTCGACTGCGAGGACGAGCTGCTCACCTTGGCCGATCAGGTGACGATCGCGACGTTCGCCGAGGCCTCCAGCGCAATGGTCGGGGGGCCGTACGACATATCACTGGTCGAGGGTTCCGTCACCACTCGCCACGACGAGCAGCGCATCCGGGAGATCCGGGAGCAGTCGAAGATATTGGTCACCATCGGTGCCTGCGCGACCGCCGGCGGGGTGCAGGCGTTGCGCAACTTCGCCGATGTCGCGGAGTTCACCTCGCTGGTCTATGCCAACCCGGAATACATTGACACGCTTGCGACTTCGACGCCGGCGGCCGCGCATGTCAAGGTCGACTACCAGCTGCACGGCTGCCCGATCGACCGCGGGCAGCTCCTGGACACCCTCGCGGCGCTGCTGGTCGGGCGCAAGCCGCGGCTGCCGGCCAAGACGGTGTGCACCGAATGCAAACTGCGTGGTACGACGTGTGTCGTTGTCGCCGAAGGCATTCCGTGCCTGGGACCGGTCACTCATGCCGGTTGCGGCGCGTTGTGCCCCAGCCATCATCGGGGCTGCTACGGCTGTTTCGGTCCGTCGGCGGTGCCGCAAACCGCCACGCTGATCCCGCTGCTGCGCCGCGACGGAATGTCCGACGGGGATGTTAACCGGGTGTTCTCGACGTTCAACGTCGCCGCGTTCGCCGCCGAACGGAGCAAGCAGTGA